From one Anabas testudineus chromosome 21, fAnaTes1.2, whole genome shotgun sequence genomic stretch:
- the tnfaip6 gene encoding tumor necrosis factor-inducible gene 6 protein, which translates to MRVVALLWTVGFLLKEAQAWSFKNGIFHNSIWLEQAAGVYHRESRKGRYQLTYKEAKAVCKYEGGALATYEQLEAARQIGFHVCSAGWFDKGRVGYPIVKPGANCGFGKVGIIEYGYRLNKSEKWDVYCYNPNSKECGGVLTDQQKIIQSPGFPAEYQDEQICSWHIRVRLGQRIHLHFLEFDVEDDTSCLADYLEVYDSYDDVSGFAGRFCGDYLPDDIISTGNVMTLKFLSDASITAGGFQLQYTAVNASHKDFLH; encoded by the exons ATGCGCGTCGTCGCTCTCCTCTGGACGGTCGGGTTCCTGCTGAAGGAAGCGCAGGCGTGGAGCTTCAAAAACGGAATATTTCATAATTCAATATGGCTGG AACAAGCAGCTGGAGTTTACCACCGGGAATCACGCAAAGGGAGATACCAGCTGACGTATAAAGAGGCCAAGGCTGTCTGCAAATACGAGGGGGGGGCGCTGGCCACTTATGAACAACTGGAGGCAGCTCGTCAAATAG GGTTCCACGTGTGTTCAGCTGGATGGTTCGACAAAGGGCGCGTTGGTTACCCCATCGTCAAACCTGGTGCAAACTGCGGTTTTGGGAAGGTCGGCATCATCGAGTACGGATACAGGCTGAACAAAAGCGAGAAATGGGACGTGTACTGCTACAACCCAAACT CCAAGGAGTGCGGCGGTGTGCTGACGGATCAGCAGAAGATTATTCAGTCTCCTGGCTTCCCTGCAGAGTACCAGGACGAACAGATCTGCTCCTGGCACATCCGTGTCCGTCTGGGCCAAAGGATCCACCTGCACTTCCTGGAATTTGATGTGGAGGACGACACATCATGTCTAGCAGATTACCTGGAGGTGTACGACAGCTACGATGATGTCTCGGGCTTTGCTGGGAG attcTGTGGCGATTATTtacctgatgacatcatcagcaCAG gaaaCGTGATGACGCTAAAGTTCCTCTCGGATGCTTCGATTACTGCGGGAGGCTTCCAGTTACAATACACAGCAGTTAATGCATCGCACAAGGATTTTCTACACTGA
- the LOC113173858 gene encoding telomere-associated protein RIF1-like, which translates to MMATAGPPSTSSFLPLLESLEDSTTGQSEQTDAYLTIANRLSGEEGRQFLPAVEKHFSRLGKAILAHVNSPNAELSQAALQALGFCVYHSHVVSEVPETFAAETLSALCSLVLKSTDKNTCTRALWVISKQSFPSHVIAKNVPSILAALESVWSREDIQSVVMEHEALNVVIRMLEQVPTQMCEGAVQWAKLVIPLVIHSASKVRLRAAAAMEMGMPLLLEKQTEVAAVIEPMMSSKLIPELQKLLCPRMKRTS; encoded by the exons ATGATGGCCACAGCAGGGCCTCCCAGcacctccagcttcctccctctgctggaGTCTCTGGAGGACAGCACCACTGGACAGTCCGAGCAAACAGATGCCTACCTCACCATCGCCAA TCGGCTCAGTGGAGAGGAAGGTCGCCAGTTTCTCCCTGCAGTTGAAAAGCACTTTTCTCGTTTGGGTAAAGCCATATTG GCTCACGTGAACAGTCCGAATGCAGAGCTGAGCCAAGCTGCCCTCCAAGCACTAGGGTTCTGTGTGTACCATTCCCATGTAGTCTCCGAAGTGCCTG AAACCTTTGCAGCAGAGACACTGTCAGCACTTTGCTCACTGGTGTTGAAGTCCACAGACAAGAACACATGCACCCGAGCGTTATGGGTCATCTCCAAACAGAGCTTTCCTTCACATGTGATTGCCAAAAAT GTGCCGTCTATACTGGCAGCTCTGGAGagtgtgtggagcagagaggacaTCCAGTCTGTGGTGATGGAGCATGAGGCCTTAAATGTCGTCATCAG gatGCTGGAGCAGGTGCCAACCCAAATGTGTGAAGGAGCGGTACAGTGGGCAAAGCTCGTTATTCCTCTGGTCATCCATTCTGCCTCCAAGGTGCGTCTGCGTGCTGCAGCAGCAATGGAAATGGGCATGCCCCTGCTTCTAGAAAAACAGACGGAGGTGGCAGCTGTCATCGAGCCAATGATGTCCTCA AAACTGATCCCTGAGCTGCAGAAGCTTTTATGTCCAAGAATGAAGCGAACGTCCTGA